A single Lolium perenne isolate Kyuss_39 chromosome 6, Kyuss_2.0, whole genome shotgun sequence DNA region contains:
- the LOC127309153 gene encoding BTB/POZ and MATH domain-containing protein 2-like — protein MDDSFTIRCDIVVVHNYRASDDALAFVSVPPCDLRWHFGELLKTEKGANVVFEVGGETVAVHRCMLAARSSVFSAELFGPMMEGNAAGVVVFKALLHFVYTGSLPEPQKEDEDFTYQHLLVAADRYGMERLKLICEEKLCKYINVGSAAIILALAEQHHCVGLKKVCFSFLAAPANLRAVVATDGFQHLSKSCPSLMVEVITMSCALVE, from the coding sequence ATGGACGACTCGTTCACCATCCGGTGCGACATCGTCGTCGTCCACAACTACCGGGCATCGGACGACGCCCTGGCATTCGTCTCTGTGCCTCCCTGCGACCTGCGTTGGCACTTCGGCGAGCTCCTCAAGACCGAGAAGGGCGCCAACGTGGTGTTCGAGGTCGGCGGTGAGACGGTTGCGGTGCACCGTTGCATGCTCGCCGCCCGCTCCTCGGTCTTCAGCGCCGAGCTCTTCGGACCGATGATGGAGGGAAATGCTGCTGGCGTCGTGGTGTTCAAGGCGTTGCTCCATTTTGTGTACACAGGCTCATTGCCAGAGCCGCAGAAGGAAGATGAAGACTTCACCTACCAGCATCTGCTTGTCGCAGCGGATAGGTATGGCATGGAGCGGCTGAAGCTGATCTGCGAGGAGAAGCTATGCAAGTACATAAATGTGGGCTCGGCGGCGATCATCTTGGCGCTAGCCGAGCAGCACCATTGTGTGGGCCTGAAGAAGGTGTGCTTCAGTTTTCTCGCCGCTCCAGCAAATCTGAGGGCGGTCGTGGCCACTGACGGCTTCCAGCATCTGAGCAAGAGTTGCCCTTCTCTTATGGTCGAGGTGATCACCATGTCCTGTGCATTAGTTGAGTGA
- the LOC127305221 gene encoding BTB/POZ and MATH domain-containing protein 1-like codes for MSSAGDGTKPSRSAIVADMASGHHLLTIHGYSGTKSIPTGDCAKSLPFTIGGHLWRIDYYPNGKKSDVEEYISLGLILDEDVAAEVNAKWDICFAGEEEEAKQVASMASESVFNFPSRSCSLCTTFVKREALESSEHLRNDSFTIRCDIVVVHGCRAQEHAVAFVSVPPRNLHRHLGELLKTEKGADVVFEVGGETVAAHRCVLAARSSVFSAELFGPMKEGNAASGVIVRVEDMEMVVFKALLHFAYTDSLPEMQKEDEDVTYQHLLVAADKYNMERLKLICEGKLCEYIDVGTVATILALADQHHCDGLKKACLNFLAAPATLKAVMATDAFQHLSRSCPSLMVELMAMSLQH; via the coding sequence ATGTCGTCCGCCGGCGACGGCACGAAGCCTTCGAGGTCCGCCATCGTGGCCGACATGGCGAGCGGGCACCATCTTCTCACGATCCATGGGTACTCCGGCACCAAGAGCATCCCCACCGGAGACTGCGCCAAGTCCCTCCCCTTCACCATCGGAGGCCATCTCTGGCGCATCGACTACTACCCCAACGGCAAAAAATCCGATGTCGAGGAATACATATCCCTCGGCTTAATCCTCGACGAAGATGTCGCGGCGGAGGTGAACGCGAAGTGGGACATCTGCttcgccggcgaggaggaggaggcgaagcaagTGGCCTCGATGGCATCGGAATCGGTGTTCAACTTCCCCTCCCGGAGCTGCTCGTTGTGCACGACCTTCGTCAAAAGGGAGGCCCTGGAGAGCTCTGAGCATCTCAGGAACGATTCGTTCACCATCCGGTGCGACATCGTCGTCGTCCACGGTTGCCGCGCACAGGAGCACGCAGTGGCCTTTGTCTCCGTGCCCCCGCGCAACCTGCACCGCCATCTGGGAGAGCTCCTCAAGACCGAGAAGGGCGCTGACGTGGTGTTCGAGGTCGGCGGCGAGACCGTCGCCGCGCACCGCTGCGTGCTCGCCGCTCGCTCCTCGGTCTTCAGCGCCGAGCTCTTTGGACCGATGAAGGAGGGCAACGCCGCCTCTGGCGTCATCGTGCGCGTGGAAGACATGGAGATGGTGGTGTTCAAGGCGTTGCTCCACTTCGCCTACACGGACTCGTTGCCGGAGATGCAGAAGGAAGACGAAGACGTGACCTACCAGCATCTGCTCGTTGCAGCGGACAAGTACAACATGGAGCGTCTGAAGCTGATCTGCGAGGGGAAGCTGTGCGAGTACATCGATGTGGGCACGGTGGCGACCATCTTGGCGCTAGCCGACCAGCACCATTGTGACGGGCTGAAGAAAGCTTGCTTGAACTTTCTAGCCGCTCCGGCAACTCTGAAGGCGGTCATGGCCACCGATGCCTTCCAGCATCTGAGCCGGAGCTGCCCTTCTCTCATGGTTGAGCTCATGGCCATGTCCTTGCAGCATTAG